AGCCCAGAGGGCCGCTgccgggagagagaaagagagagaaagaaagaaagagaaagaaatatTGCCGTCTAAAAAGACGTGCGGCGCTGCAGTCTGCGCTATGGCGGTATCCATCGGGCCCTGAACACCTCTTTCACGACCCCACCCCCGGACCCCGTTTGTTCGGTGCAGCTGGCGGCGATGCTTCGGTGCCATCGGTTCCTTTCCGGGGCCACCCCGCGACGCGCTGCCCGGCTGCCCTAGGGCTTTGCCTCGGCCGCTCAGCCGGACCGTAACGGTAAGTGCACCCCCGTCTCCTCCCTGTCTCTCCCGGCAGTGACCCGGCTCCCTGCTGCTGGCAGCGGCTTGTATTTGCCAGATCTGGGCACAGGTGCTGTTTGTTCCCATTCTGGAAAAAGAAGCGACTTAGTACTTTTTATTTTCTTGTCTCAGCAGGTGGAAACATCTGAAGTCTTTTCTGCAGTTTCTTCAGGATAATCTAACTAATTCAGCTATTAGAAGATAGTCACGAAATTCGGCTAGTATCATGGCTTCAAATGAACACAACGTGCCTGGTAATTTAGGGTCTCCTGTTGTCGATTTGAAGACAATTTTTAAATGTCTCCTGTTTTGATATGGTTGCCATtgtggatttttttaaatttaaagctTGATATTGCTTTTCTAATGCAACGTGATTTCCAATATGTGGTTGTTTTCAGAAATGCAACTTTGTTTGTGCAGCAAAGCATGTCCTGATTAATCGATAGTGCATGTAATCTGGGAACATTGCCATCGCAAATGACAcgtaaataaaattaaatatagACTTTGTGTATATTGCAGCAATCGAACATTCCTCGGGCTTACTAGAAAAGATGTCCTTACCGATCGGTATGCATCGCAGGGCATTCAGTTACGACGATGCCTTGGAAGATTTCTCGCCAATGACTCCTCCACCGTCTGATATGGGAAGCAGTATTTTGTGGAAGCAACCCGTTATCACTGAGCGGAAGTACCAACAATTGTCTAtggtatatttatttatattttgttTACATTCTATAAAATAATAAGTTTGCAATTAATAGTTTTGCACAAACGGAGAGTGGATAAGGAATTAtgaaaattgtcttttttttaaacaaataactTAATTGCTTTCGCTTTTAGTTTTTCATTTAATACCGGTGTGAATTTATTTGCGTTGGTTTCTGCTGACTTTTTGGTGGTGTCAACTGATGCCAGTTATCCAGTGGCTTGGAGTCAAATTGGGATTTTAATCGTGATTTATAGTACATTAAAAAGTGATACACGATCTATTTAAAATGAATTTATAACATCACAACAGTAAATTGAATTTTGAAACTATTCATAATGAAACTGGATTGACTTCTCAAATGTCCAATTTTACTGTACTTTCCAATTACATttatggtattggtttattattggtaTTGATTACGGTATGTGGTTGCTTAGAATTCATAGTTCTCTCTATTTTGGCTGGATTAGTGATATTAACTATTAGTGATATTACCTAGCCAATTATCTATGTGATGTGTAATTCTGCCTATCTGGTAACAAGGTTATCAAAGTTTTTAATTTCCAGGGACCCTTAAATACTGTTTTGTGGGCAAGGAGACATGGTGTCTCTTGAGGTTAACAGTAGAACAGTAATTTCCCAACCCATGGCACTTGACCTTCTTGTGTACTGACAGGGAAATAAAGCGTATAAGCCCTATTAATAGTATTGAATTAGTTTTGTTGTAGTGtcacaaacaattaaaaataaatagggcaaaaacacacacatacagggtATTGTGGCTGTCCTGGCACTAGAACTGCTACCATTCCCCAGGACTGCCCCAACTCCACAATGTTATGACACTAGAGAATTCATAAAGTGGTATAGTATATTTTGCCATGTGAACAAAAGGGACTTTTTGTGTAGATGGCAGCTAATAAGATATGGCTTCATTGATTATGATtgtacacaaactggaggaaatgCACCTTATATTGCTCATGGGTAGgtcacaacccaatggtatgaacatcgaattcaccaattttatgaacattgaattctccaacctgCTGCCATACTGCTGCCTCTTTTTTCTGCCCCTTTTCTCCTCCTTCCTCTCCTCTGTATCCCCACCCTTTTCACCCctacctccctcccacccacccacttgtagtggccatttggcttgttttgtgtcattaattatggcatgtgttAAATTTTAGACTCagttattatgtgggtgggatttatgacttaTTCTGGGGCGTTTTTGGAGCTAATTTATttgcggagacacgaggagttttctaacctttaaagcgataagatggggttcgatgaagattatagtgtacgagttggaagaaggttggatgtaccttattgtttttcatcaacaataaagaatctattaatcaaaagactgttagGAAGATTTATCTGTGGAGGTCTCATGGAGCCACTCGcatgcgtattacgacattctccttaatcatgtagtccacttagtggctagagggagtaatctcttgaaagatataaaaatctgccgctacaccacTTTCCTCCCTTTGGCTTCACAATCCATAACTCTTCAATCCTGTCTCACAGCTTCTACTTTTATTTCTGGCATTTGTTCCAACTGCCTGCCTAACAAAACCCCCTTGGCTGTGTCCACTTATTACTTGCCACGCTTTGTGCTGCCTTTTCCAGCTTCTTCCCCCTACAGTAAGCCTGAAGAAAggctttgacccaaaatgtcacctatacttgttctccagagatgctgcctgacctgctgagttactccagcactttgtgtccttttgcgtattaaccagcatctgcagttctttctacatATATTGAGGCTTTGTCTTTCCAGTTAAATATTGATTTCACAGCATTATCACTTTAGTGATCTTCAAGAGATCCACAACGTTTTACCTTCCTTCAGAATTGTGCAATGATCAGGACACGAAAGGAGATCTATCTTGGCTCATTTTAGAGCAATTCCATCAATCCCATGTTCCTGTTGTTGCCCATTAGCCGTGTAAATTATAGCTCAGGATATAATGGCCTTGAAAGAGATTTTCATTAGCTTATTAGAAAAACCTTATCATTTTGCTTATTTGCTTAGCCTATATGTTAACAGGTTACAAATAACTTGGTTATTTTACATTAACTTTAATTCCAAgatacagaaagtagttgagtgaATTAATTTAATTAGCTAAGTAGCTGGTAAAACAATGCTTTGTATAATGAATGTTATAAAATAGGTGAACAAAAGTATACCATTGAGATACAGTTTGAAAATATGCTAAGACACAAGTAACGATTTAAATGCAGATTCCTCAGTtgcaaaatatttcaaaaatacccGTGCCTGCAGACTTTTTGATCTTGATTTGATCTGCAGTGAAGTCGTGTTACTTGCTGACAGAAATTCAGTATTCAGTACCAAACCTTTCCTACAGCTTGATGCCCTTTGCTGTTCTACCTTCTCTCCAGGGTAGGGAGTGACTAGATTTCTCTACCCATAAGGGTAGAGGTGGCCAGATCATTATTTATCAGTAAGGCAGAaaatataaatatttgaaagactgAAGAATTGAGTTGTGGGGAACAACAGAAGAGGTGATgaggccagcatagatcagccatgattattgaGAATggcagggctggtttcaaaaggctgagtggcctactcctgcacctgtaatCACTGACTTCCAGCAGCGGTGATGTCATCAATCGACTTGCATCAGTGTAATCTTGCAGTAAACAAACCAGAAAGTAAAAAGAAGCAACTTTTACCTTTTATAGATATTGTAAATAGAATAAATATTTGAAGTAAATTAAAAGCTGAAATATTGTAAACCTGTCTTCTCTGATAtatactctgattattagcatagGCTGATAGGCTCTGTTATTTTTATTACAATTTCTGGGCTGCTGTGTGTaccttaaaataaatatttaatttatatgttgtgttttattgTAGGTGGAAGATGGAGAAAATGGTGTTCCACCTTCATTAGTTGCTCCTTCATTTGGTCAAAATCTAAACAAAGTCCATGTGGTAAAAGCTAAAGCAACATCTGTCATTATGAAGTCACTTATGACACGTAAGGCATTTTAAATTGTTGCTCTGATTTTAAACTTTAATTTCACAGTAATATCTTAATGAATCTACTTTATATGATGCTGCTTCTGCCAATAGTCTTTAAGTATTCACTATTAATCCCAAATTCCTTTCTTCCAACCACCCTGTCTGCAAACAGTTATGCAGCCCTGAGGTATGACCATTATTGCAGCTGACCTAACCTGGATCAAAGTGCCTGCCAATCATACATTAGCTCATCGTTCTTGTACTCTAGGTTAGCATTATATTCTATAGTTGATTTGTATTTTGTGGATTTCTGTGTCCTGTGCACACAACACCTAATTATGACATTTTAATCACATCTAATAATTTCAAATTTTTTGGATTCTTGGGTAATTCCATCTTTTTTAAGCACCTTCCTTTCCCTTCCAGTTTCTCTCAACATTTATACTGCCTGATTTCAATGCTTTGTCGTTTATTGTCTCTAATTTACTTACTCCAATAACTTGCCATCTATCAACTTCACTGATTCTTGTACAagaacattattttttttttaaatggaaacatTGTGACATTAGATAATAACATCCAATTTTTGTCTCAACTGCCTTTTGATTTTGGGGGTTTTCTAAAAACTTCACTCTTTATTTTTAATCTGCCAAATTCATTTACATCTACAATACTGGCCACCTCTAGCTTTCAATGGTCTTGACTGCAGTTGGCTTCATACTGACTTATCTCTATTGTTTCTATATGGCGTTTGACAAGTTTGTTGGTTCAGTCAAATCTAGCCTTATTTGCAGTTGCTGCCTTTCACTATCTTTGTCTCTTTTTCCAGTTTTACcctaaaaaaaaaagaacgtTAGGATTTCAGATGTAACTTAGAGGGAGATAGGGGTTTGGAAATTCAATTCCAGAGCTTGTAGATTTGAAAAAAAAGagtgaacattttaaaatcaaagtGAGATTGTGGGTATTGATGTGATGGCCAAGTTGGACCATTCAAGTTAGAATGATAAAACCCAaaaaattgctggaaacactcaaaagAGAAACATAGTTAACAACTCAGATTGGAGACCTTTCATCCAATGACTTAAGAGTCTTCAACCAGAAGCATTAACTATCTACCGATGATACAAAATAAAGGCAAGAGTAATAATACTTAACATTTATCTTTCAAGAtccattttaatttaaattaagtGTAATTTTTGCTCTCTATGTTGTcatcttttaataataataataataaattttatatttaatgggcgcctttcatacaaaatctcaaggacaccttacatagtaaaacatataatcagaataaaataagtaataaagacatcacagagacacaaattaaaaacagaattcattccaaaaacagaaaatcaaaaacacagtgtgaagagagagcagcggcaaccaattcgtgccagcgtccactctctcttcacggcagccatcttggacacagacttacaggattacattagacaaaaaaaatcatccccccacaatggataccactgtggaggaaggcacaatgtccagtccccatccccagttcaccccaaagtcaggcctattgaggccaccgcaattgcctctacagaagcacgatgttcctggccgttctcaccgggtggtcttgccccggcgtcgggagagtcctctcggcggctgggccacctggaacggccgcttcctagcttgagaccgcggcttccggagccgacaaggacgcaccgagttggagctcctaggctcccgatgttaaagccggcgccgccctctccgctccgcagacccgcagcccggggatgttgctctcgccggtccagctcaccagagctccagcgcgtcgctccagcgcggcgacccaggcaaggcatcgcccgctccactccgctccgcgatagcgctccaacactgtgccgccaccgaggccaagctgctgggcggtgcccgccaggaaacggcgctccaagcccgctggtaggccacgaggatgggtcagcgggcagcccggagaaaaagctgccacaccgaccaggtagggacctagaaataaagttgagacctaccccccacattaaaaagtccatatcccctacaaacgaaaaacaggactcactaaaaactataaaaaaaacgaattaaaacggacggctgctggctagcagccgttcaccaagatggctcctcctcctcctcttttgtTGTCATTTGTATCCCGGGTCCGTTTTGAAAACCCGTGAATACTTCATCTAAACTTGAATGCATTTTAACAGGTGaaaatcattggatattttttatttaaatggtTTTATTATATTGAAAAGGGAATGTGTGTTAAGTATTAGCTCTTATACTTATTGTTGTTCTGCAATATGCACTGACCATTATTGATTTTGTTGGATAGTTGGTAAAGTATTAACAttttcaatttgttttattttacattttaattaccAGAGCAGACGCAGGAAAGTATACAACGATTTGAGAAGCAGGCGGGCCTGACAGATGCTGGTTACCAACCACACAAAGGCCTAGTTGCAGAAGAGGCCAGTTATCACCGTGTAGGAGAGGCATTGCTGGTAAAAATTGAGCACTTTTTATCACATAAATTAAATGAACTACATACATCCCAGTTTAGCTCTGACAACATATGATCCTATTAAACCCCTGCTGTTAAGTTTCCATGTTAAAAGATGATTAGTCTTCTAGTACTTTTGCTTTTGAGCTAGGTTGAGCATTATTCTCAGTTAAAATAGACTGGATATGGACAGCAAACAGAATAGTTTTCATTTCAATATTGTGAGGTGAATTTGGAACTCAAAGTTAAAAGCAGAAAGCTGAGATGAAATGAAATTAGCTACAAAAATGAAATTATTGTCAGAGTTGGTCTTGGTCAGTGGTGTGTTGTCACCAGATGTTttttgttatcctacttttttttAGCCTAAATACTATGTGACTATTCAAGCATATgtgaatctctaaattaaaccttaAGCATTGTATAATTTTGATTTTAATGCCTAAAAAAGGATATATTTGCCATGAAGCGAGTGTAATAAGGTTCAGTAGATCGATCTCAAGGATTCCAGAGCCGTTGTATCAGAAGAAATGTTGTTGACAAGACCTGTATTTACTCCAGAGGATTAAGAGATTTCATTTGAAATATGTACAATTTTTACGGTTCATCGGCCTCATATTTGAGAAGTAGATAAATctccagacacaaaaggctgcaaGGAGGATATGGAGAGGACGAGTGGATAGGACGAGTGGAAAATTATATTATGATGAAGGATAGTTTTGACAGAATAGACTTGGGGCCAAATGGGCAACTTCTGTGTTCTTTTCAGTATTTTGCATTTTTCTGCCGGGTTGAAGGCTAATTATCTAAAGTGGTAACATTATCTGCTTCTGTCTTTTTGCCATAGCCGTGTAATTCATTCCTTTTGCTATTTTTATTTTACTTGGGGCAGATATTAATGTTTTCTGTTCTTTGCAAACTAGTCAGTTTGTGAAATTACATCTCTGCATTGGCTCCTCATGAGTATTTGTTTTTGTCACGTGCTTCTTTTGGAAATCTAAACAGAAATTCAAAGCACAGAGTGTGGATCTAGGTAAAGAAGATAAGCAGATATCCTCCACTCAATCGACTCCGTGCGGATCACCACAGTCCTCACCAATGCCAAGCCGCAGGTATAGAAAGTAGTTGTAGAAAATGGGATAGAATATCTGTTCATTCAGTTACCATAAAATGACTACAGTTTTGTTAAacgctactttaaaaaaaaaaaacaatgaaatgAAAGAGACTGTTTAGGATTTACAGTGATGATCAATAGCATGCAAGACATTGCCCATTCTTAGTATAGGTAAAATTATTAAAGTAATTAACAGCGATGAAAGACTTTGGTTGGGATAAACAGTGTAATTTAATGTATGTACAACTAGTTAAATATATAGACACCACGAGTCACTATTCTTTAGGACGATGAATCATAATATTTTTCCATGTTTATTTTAGTGGTGACAATGACTGAGGGTAAAAATAAATAGTAGATGATTTAACTTATTTTCTTCCACATAATGCACAGCATTATGCTTGAAATTGTGCTTGAAATTGTGAAAAATGTATGGAATATATATTTGTTAATGTCCCTGGATAGGGTTACCATTAAAAACTTGTGCTGTAAAATAACATTTCTAAGCCAT
This region of Amblyraja radiata isolate CabotCenter1 chromosome 11, sAmbRad1.1.pri, whole genome shotgun sequence genomic DNA includes:
- the kiaa1191 gene encoding putative monooxygenase p33MONOX, which translates into the protein MASNEHNVPAIEHSSGLLEKMSLPIGMHRRAFSYDDALEDFSPMTPPPSDMGSSILWKQPVITERKYQQLSMVEDGENGVPPSLVAPSFGQNLNKVHVVKAKATSVIMKSLMTQQTQESIQRFEKQAGLTDAGYQPHKGLVAEEASYHRVGEALQKFKAQSVDLGKEDKQISSTQSTPCGSPQSSPMPSRRSFFGQGASSDLSGRSMEGESTTLVSETTATEKWKPFMHSHTYRGIESGSFAIQKYKGMQKPSPMDIMRTQGTVAKIAEGHANLNAPKMELTIPDRQKRTVRSHRVEPRDLNAFAPTGF